A DNA window from Chryseobacterium scophthalmum contains the following coding sequences:
- a CDS encoding DUF3347 domain-containing protein — translation MKSISKIMAFMMLLVSLVYTAQIKNAKTETVKISGNCDMCKSKIEKSGNVKNVATVNWDEASKMATLTYDASKTNQQEILKRIANAGYDSESFYAPDEVYAKLPSCCQYKRNKTTTTDGHGHDHSAMKGSMSNEKDHSSMTQESKPVGSPLQSVQNSYFSLKNALVKSDAKTASANGKELTDVITAVKMNELSATEHDVWMKVMNTLGTDAKAISETQDVKKQRETFKSLSKNMYELLKTSKHSTPVYYQYCPMQDANWLSLENTVKNPYYGAQMLTCGSTVETLK, via the coding sequence ATGAAATCAATATCAAAAATAATGGCATTTATGATGCTTTTAGTATCATTAGTATATACTGCCCAGATTAAAAATGCAAAAACCGAAACAGTAAAAATCTCAGGAAATTGCGATATGTGCAAATCAAAGATCGAGAAATCTGGAAATGTGAAAAATGTAGCCACCGTAAATTGGGATGAAGCTTCTAAAATGGCAACTCTGACTTATGATGCATCAAAAACAAACCAACAGGAAATTTTAAAAAGAATTGCCAATGCTGGATATGACAGCGAATCTTTTTATGCTCCGGATGAAGTGTATGCTAAACTTCCGTCTTGTTGTCAATATAAAAGAAATAAGACAACAACAACAGATGGGCACGGACATGACCATTCTGCAATGAAAGGTTCTATGTCAAACGAGAAGGATCATTCTTCAATGACTCAGGAAAGTAAACCGGTTGGTTCGCCTTTGCAAAGTGTTCAGAATTCTTATTTTTCATTAAAAAATGCTCTTGTAAAATCGGATGCTAAAACTGCCTCTGCAAATGGAAAAGAATTAACAGATGTGATCACTGCTGTAAAAATGAATGAACTGTCGGCTACAGAGCATGATGTTTGGATGAAAGTAATGAATACTTTAGGAACTGATGCAAAAGCAATTTCTGAAACGCAGGATGTTAAAAAGCAAAGAGAAACTTTCAAGTCATTATCTAAAAATATGTATGAATTGCTGAAAACTTCAAAGCATTCTACACCTGTTTATTACCAATATTGCCCAATGCAGGATGCTAACTGGTTAAGTCTCGAAAATACAGTTAAAAACCCATATTACGGAGCACAAATGCTTACATGTGGAAGTACTGTTGAAACTTTAAAATAA
- the qatB gene encoding Qat anti-phage system associated protein QatB translates to MGTSASNGGPTGSPPLLPDWFNSNPPEREQNEQQETENNDLETDTANNDQQEGQSQDETLEQINPLNQSKDWGKSKGALTRLSNARSGASIRKAGRNYVNSLGGSRGATRAAVQGVITGKNYANFLGSIAEGGITNALQGLGIDEFIGRTSEEVCIAIANALAPIGATNDEAIAREALISTLDSLYGKMQEEGSDFTSVSQLNLEQIKDTLIEFVSNYIFNKWMYELGGAIERGDVTEREVINLEIQVKDFIQAETIERYRDIPIETFNLNDRVNYIIIEEIFQTAYSTLE, encoded by the coding sequence ATGGGAACATCAGCTTCAAACGGGGGACCAACAGGATCTCCACCACTTTTACCTGATTGGTTTAATTCTAATCCACCGGAAAGAGAGCAAAATGAACAACAGGAAACCGAAAATAATGATCTTGAAACGGATACTGCAAATAATGATCAGCAAGAAGGACAATCTCAAGATGAAACTCTAGAGCAAATAAATCCATTGAATCAATCCAAAGATTGGGGGAAATCTAAAGGGGCTCTAACTAGACTGTCAAATGCAAGATCTGGAGCATCAATTAGAAAGGCTGGCAGAAACTATGTAAACAGTTTAGGCGGAAGTAGAGGAGCAACAAGAGCCGCTGTGCAAGGTGTAATAACAGGTAAAAATTATGCGAACTTCTTAGGAAGTATAGCTGAAGGAGGAATAACAAATGCTTTACAGGGGCTCGGAATAGATGAGTTTATTGGAAGAACCTCGGAAGAGGTTTGTATAGCAATAGCTAACGCATTAGCACCAATTGGAGCTACAAATGATGAAGCTATAGCACGTGAAGCTCTTATATCGACCTTGGACTCATTGTATGGGAAAATGCAAGAAGAAGGAAGCGATTTTACAAGTGTAAGCCAATTAAATCTAGAACAAATAAAAGATACACTTATTGAGTTTGTTAGTAACTATATTTTTAATAAATGGATGTATGAGCTTGGGGGAGCAATTGAAAGAGGTGATGTTACAGAAAGAGAAGTTATAAATTTAGAAATACAAGTTAAAGATTTTATTCAAGCTGAGACAATTGAGAGATATCGAGATATTCCAATTGAAACATTTAATTTAAATGATCGTGTGAATTATATAATAATAGAAGAAATTTTTCAAACTGCATACTCAACTCTTGAATAA
- the qatD gene encoding Qat anti-phage system TatD family nuclease QatD — MLFDTHFHLDLFEDPHSLIKNIEKRQVYTIAVTNLPKVFFHTQKLCEGCKYIRPALGYHPELVFKFGDQLELFLKYLNETRYIGEIGLDNQKKSFDDFTKQKQIFEKIIFACADKGDKILTIHSRKAEKEVLSILGNNFPGTVILHWYSGSLKELETALSYGFYFSINSAMLKSKNGLNIIKNIPEDRLLLESDSPFIGVDRSSKIPYNAEFLIQELSAVKKFQSEILKGKLLDNFKNVLSIKH, encoded by the coding sequence ATGTTATTTGATACTCATTTCCACTTGGACTTATTTGAAGATCCACACTCACTTATTAAAAATATTGAAAAAAGGCAGGTTTATACAATAGCTGTAACAAACCTTCCAAAAGTTTTTTTTCATACACAAAAATTGTGTGAAGGATGTAAATATATTCGTCCCGCCTTAGGTTATCATCCAGAATTAGTTTTTAAATTTGGTGATCAGTTAGAATTGTTTCTTAAGTATCTTAACGAGACTAGATATATAGGTGAGATTGGATTAGATAATCAAAAAAAATCATTTGATGATTTCACTAAGCAAAAGCAGATTTTTGAAAAAATCATTTTTGCATGTGCTGACAAAGGGGATAAAATATTAACCATTCATTCAAGAAAGGCTGAAAAGGAAGTTTTATCAATTTTAGGCAATAATTTTCCTGGGACTGTTATTTTACATTGGTACTCTGGTTCTTTAAAAGAATTAGAGACGGCTCTATCTTATGGCTTTTATTTTTCAATAAATTCAGCTATGCTGAAGTCCAAGAATGGTTTAAATATTATAAAAAACATACCAGAAGACAGATTGTTATTGGAGTCCGATAGTCCATTTATAGGAGTTGATAGAAGTAGCAAAATTCCATACAATGCAGAATTTCTTATTCAGGAGTTAAGTGCTGTAAAGAAATTCCAGTCAGAAATATTAAAGGGAAAGTTACTTGATAATTTTAAAAATGTTTTGTCAATTAAACACTGA
- a CDS encoding multicopper oxidase domain-containing protein — MLKTKYIVIGILFSFFFVKAQKHSAHNIQNAQNKKVLPFPEKKLTGGKTVTYHLYVKDTLVNYTGKVKRAIAVNGQIPMPTLTFTEGDTAEIIVHNLMDEETSLHWHGLMLPNKEDGVPMLTQMGIKPHSTYIYKFPIIQHGTHWYHSHSGLQEQIGMYGSMILKKRDDDPTFRKGIDDIPAIPLILSEWTDLNPNNVHRMLHNANDWFAIKKNSTQSYWEAIKEGHFGTKVTNEWKRMLAMDVSDIYYDKFLINGTSEQQLSQFKAGDRVRFRISNGGASSYFWINYAGGKIEVVANDGNDVEPVMVDRLIIGVSETYDIVVIIPEKNTSYELLVTPEDRTKSVSIYVGEGIKQLHAPLPKLKYFEGMKMMNDMMKMNGDMKDMGMAMSLQKMDMNAVMYPEITGEKAKDSQKMDMSKDTKMDHSSHGVGNTDIVTLNYNMLKSPYDTSLQKKDSIKNITLTLTGNMNRYVWSMDNKVLSEVDKIQVKKGEILRIKLINNSMMRHPMHLHGFDFRVLNANGVQAPLKNVLDIMPMETDIIEFAANTEGDWFFHCHILYHMMAGMNRVFAVGDYKNPELPNKEKAYKMLQNESNEWHLMAENDFATNGNDGQAMLQNARWSIGTEWRLGYNNMHGYEIETHVGRYIGKMQWLMPFIGFDWRYRDSHGSGELEKNLFGQKNKKDQRATLSAGVLYTLPMLIDFQAEVFTDGIVRLQLRREDIPLTRRLRGAFSVNTDKEYMLGLKYIVTRNASLSTHYDSDMGFGAGITLVY; from the coding sequence ATGCTAAAAACTAAATATATAGTTATCGGGATTTTATTTTCTTTTTTCTTTGTAAAAGCACAGAAGCATTCTGCGCATAATATTCAGAACGCTCAGAACAAAAAAGTACTTCCTTTTCCTGAAAAAAAATTAACAGGTGGTAAAACAGTAACATATCATCTGTATGTAAAGGATACTTTGGTCAACTACACCGGGAAAGTAAAAAGGGCAATTGCGGTTAATGGCCAGATTCCTATGCCTACGCTCACATTTACGGAAGGCGATACTGCGGAAATCATCGTACATAACCTTATGGACGAAGAAACTTCTTTGCATTGGCATGGATTAATGTTGCCCAACAAAGAAGACGGTGTTCCTATGCTTACTCAAATGGGAATTAAGCCACATTCAACCTATATTTATAAATTTCCAATTATTCAGCACGGAACGCATTGGTATCATTCTCATTCAGGTTTGCAGGAGCAGATAGGAATGTATGGATCGATGATTTTGAAAAAAAGAGATGATGATCCTACTTTTAGAAAAGGAATTGATGATATTCCTGCAATTCCGTTGATTTTAAGTGAATGGACGGATCTCAATCCTAATAACGTACATAGAATGCTTCATAATGCCAATGACTGGTTTGCGATAAAGAAAAACAGCACGCAAAGTTATTGGGAAGCCATCAAAGAAGGGCATTTCGGAACTAAAGTGACCAACGAATGGAAACGGATGCTTGCAATGGATGTAAGCGATATTTATTACGATAAATTTTTAATTAATGGTACCTCTGAACAACAGTTATCTCAATTTAAAGCAGGAGACAGGGTGAGGTTTCGTATTTCCAACGGAGGTGCTTCGTCCTATTTCTGGATCAATTATGCAGGCGGAAAGATAGAAGTTGTGGCAAACGATGGTAATGATGTAGAACCGGTAATGGTCGACCGACTCATTATAGGTGTTTCTGAAACGTATGATATTGTGGTGATAATTCCTGAGAAAAATACTTCTTACGAGCTTTTGGTAACTCCAGAAGACAGAACAAAATCGGTTTCTATTTATGTAGGAGAAGGCATCAAGCAACTTCATGCTCCGCTTCCTAAGCTTAAATATTTTGAAGGAATGAAAATGATGAACGATATGATGAAGATGAATGGCGATATGAAAGACATGGGAATGGCAATGAGCCTTCAAAAAATGGATATGAATGCAGTGATGTATCCTGAAATTACAGGTGAGAAAGCAAAAGATTCTCAAAAAATGGACATGAGTAAAGATACGAAGATGGACCATTCTTCGCACGGTGTAGGGAATACTGATATTGTAACCTTAAATTACAATATGCTAAAATCTCCTTATGATACTTCTTTGCAGAAAAAAGATTCTATAAAAAATATTACCCTTACTCTTACAGGAAATATGAACCGTTATGTATGGAGTATGGATAATAAAGTACTTTCTGAAGTTGATAAAATACAGGTTAAAAAAGGAGAAATATTAAGAATTAAATTGATCAACAACTCTATGATGAGACATCCGATGCACTTACATGGTTTTGATTTCCGTGTACTCAACGCAAATGGTGTTCAAGCTCCATTGAAAAATGTATTGGATATCATGCCGATGGAAACAGATATTATAGAATTTGCAGCCAATACCGAAGGAGACTGGTTTTTTCACTGTCATATCTTATATCACATGATGGCAGGAATGAACAGAGTTTTTGCGGTGGGAGATTATAAAAACCCTGAGCTTCCAAATAAAGAAAAAGCATATAAAATGCTACAAAACGAAAGTAACGAGTGGCATCTTATGGCAGAAAACGACTTTGCAACCAATGGTAACGACGGACAGGCGATGTTGCAAAATGCAAGATGGAGCATTGGTACAGAATGGAGATTAGGATACAACAATATGCACGGTTATGAAATAGAAACACACGTTGGTAGATATATAGGTAAAATGCAGTGGTTAATGCCTTTTATTGGCTTCGATTGGAGATATAGAGACTCACATGGTTCTGGTGAATTAGAAAAAAATCTTTTCGGACAAAAAAATAAAAAAGACCAAAGAGCAACACTTAGTGCGGGTGTATTGTATACCTTACCAATGCTGATCGACTTTCAGGCAGAAGTTTTCACAGACGGAATTGTAAGGTTACAATTAAGAAGAGAAGATATTCCTCTTACTCGAAGATTGCGCGGTGCTTTTTCAGTAAATACTGATAAAGAATATATGTTGGGTCTAAAATATATTGTTACAAGAAATGCATCTTTATCGACGCATTACGACAGCGATATGGGGTTTGGAGCCGGAATAACACTGGTATATTAA
- a CDS encoding 3'-5' exonuclease, whose amino-acid sequence MIQNIPLEKVLFLDIETVPNSGSWEELSETEQKLWDKKTRFQRKDEISAEDFYDKAGIMAEFGKIICITIGMLEKNDTLRIKSFADDDEKKMLNEFGELFNSPRLRDVILCAHNGKEFDFPWIARRFLINGMMPPTPFQMFGKKPWEIPHIDTMELWKFGDYKSYVSLELLAHVFGIPTPKDDIDGSMVSSIYYIEKDLQRIVDYCEKDVLTLANIFRRMRQEDLLKRNINLD is encoded by the coding sequence ATGATACAAAACATTCCATTAGAAAAAGTCTTATTTCTTGATATTGAAACCGTTCCCAACTCTGGTTCTTGGGAGGAGTTGTCTGAAACCGAACAAAAACTTTGGGATAAAAAAACAAGGTTTCAAAGAAAAGATGAGATTTCTGCAGAAGATTTTTACGACAAAGCCGGAATTATGGCAGAGTTTGGAAAAATTATCTGCATTACAATTGGAATGCTTGAGAAAAATGACACCTTAAGAATCAAAAGCTTTGCGGATGATGATGAAAAGAAAATGTTGAATGAATTTGGCGAACTTTTTAACAGCCCAAGATTGCGTGATGTGATTCTCTGCGCTCATAACGGAAAAGAATTTGATTTCCCGTGGATTGCAAGACGATTTCTCATCAATGGAATGATGCCCCCTACTCCATTCCAAATGTTTGGAAAGAAACCTTGGGAAATTCCGCATATCGACACCATGGAACTGTGGAAATTCGGAGATTATAAAAGCTATGTTTCATTAGAATTATTAGCTCATGTTTTCGGAATTCCTACGCCGAAAGACGACATCGACGGATCAATGGTTTCATCAATCTACTACATAGAAAAAGACTTGCAACGAATAGTTGACTATTGTGAAAAAGATGTCTTAACTTTGGCCAATATTTTCAGACGGATGCGTCAGGAAGATTTATTAAAAAGAAATATCAATTTAGATTAA
- the qatC gene encoding Qat anti-phage system QueC-like protein QatC has protein sequence MKTKNIIVKIHSSDDFQYAEDQQEDVLEIQLDHTDVNRMVKENILRDLSHSGLVPNNVIYDLLNFALAIYTIDQVVSRKNNGFQGWSRYFIVNFPVQDFEIWDAVSEEFNKYLSFLSGDKWEFVFRQSEEIRDFVLPENRNPNGITKVSLLSGGLDSFIGAIDLLSNGEIPFFVSHHKTSESKIQDKVLGALKAQFGNTSFKSQKFWVQPNQKNSTAEKENSSRARSFLFITLGVAVANSIDDGIQMVLPENGLISLNIPLTKSRFSSHSTRTTHPFFVDGLNSIFEKLGINNKIENPYRFKTKGEMILQCEDIDFLKEHIAITMSCSHPENGRFLGREPLNCGYCVPCIIRQASEYQTGEIFTSYAIGDVRESVPSQKYKKGSDYRAFKIGLEKLSDINNEHSLALQIIRSGPIPYSTLNELNEYISVYQRGMSEVEQFLNS, from the coding sequence ATGAAAACAAAAAATATAATAGTAAAAATACATAGCTCTGATGATTTTCAATATGCTGAAGATCAGCAAGAAGATGTGCTGGAAATTCAGCTTGATCATACAGATGTGAATAGAATGGTCAAGGAAAATATATTAAGAGATCTAAGTCATTCAGGTCTTGTACCCAATAATGTAATTTATGACTTACTAAATTTTGCCCTTGCCATATACACGATTGATCAGGTTGTATCAAGAAAGAATAATGGTTTTCAAGGATGGTCTAGATATTTTATTGTCAATTTTCCAGTACAAGACTTTGAAATTTGGGATGCTGTAAGTGAAGAGTTCAACAAATATTTAAGCTTTTTAAGTGGAGATAAATGGGAATTTGTATTTAGACAGAGTGAAGAAATTAGAGATTTTGTATTGCCAGAAAATAGAAATCCAAATGGTATTACAAAAGTATCATTACTTTCAGGTGGTCTAGATTCATTTATTGGAGCAATAGATCTTCTATCAAATGGGGAAATACCTTTTTTTGTAAGTCATCACAAAACTTCTGAAAGCAAAATTCAAGATAAAGTTTTAGGAGCTTTAAAAGCTCAGTTTGGCAATACAAGTTTTAAATCTCAAAAATTTTGGGTACAGCCAAATCAAAAAAACTCTACAGCAGAAAAAGAGAACTCTTCAAGAGCTCGCTCCTTCTTATTTATAACACTTGGGGTTGCTGTTGCTAATAGTATTGATGATGGGATTCAGATGGTTCTTCCAGAAAATGGTCTTATTTCACTAAATATACCTCTTACAAAATCAAGATTTAGTAGCCACAGTACAAGAACTACCCATCCGTTTTTTGTGGATGGATTAAATAGTATATTTGAAAAATTAGGAATAAACAATAAAATTGAAAATCCTTATAGGTTTAAAACTAAAGGTGAAATGATATTGCAATGTGAAGATATTGACTTTTTAAAAGAACATATTGCCATAACAATGTCATGTTCCCATCCAGAAAATGGAAGGTTTTTAGGAAGAGAACCTCTTAATTGTGGATATTGTGTTCCGTGCATAATTCGTCAAGCATCCGAGTATCAAACTGGAGAAATTTTCACATCCTATGCAATTGGAGATGTGAGAGAATCGGTTCCGTCTCAAAAATATAAAAAAGGTTCTGATTATCGTGCATTTAAGATAGGATTAGAAAAATTATCAGACATTAATAATGAACATTCACTAGCTTTGCAAATTATAAGATCAGGTCCTATTCCTTACTCCACTTTAAATGAACTAAATGAATACATATCAGTTTATCAAAGGGGTATGTCAGAAGTTGAACAATTTTTAAACAGTTAA
- a CDS encoding KAP family P-loop NTPase fold protein has product MWNDNESLSDYIDYSYLMKAVTTIIDKDNLLPCSIGIYGDWGSGKSSLMKMIEKKYENDENILVIKFNGWLFEGYEDAKSVLMGRIVDEIINKRTFSEKAIKYAAKLLKRIDWIKVAGSSLKYGMSFLTLGPVGLAGVSLADAMGKMSDGDYEKYIKERQGKEIEDSDESLRNNIQEFHKNFESLIDETKIDKIIVFIDDLDRCSPDTIIGTLEAIKLFLFTKKTAFVIGADERLIKYAVKRRFPELAGENLEIGRDYLEKLIQYPIRIPPLNKIELTTYVNLLFSQLYSVDTDDFEQRRNEVIKAKSTNGFDFALDQNNISDFFHTGNNEFEDAIALCSQIVPVLSTGLNGNPRQAKRFLNTLLIRISMASAKGIDLKKRVLAKLMLLEYFKPETFTDFHDIQAGNNGAIALIDKLETTTYGQENTEPKNISEGEEASSEEKILLEDNWIVEWIKSEPKLGKENLQPYFYFSRDKLTISAVNFQRMTPKAQETIRRLIGDSEIARKSAIKSLSTLSSSEAASVFEALTEKVKQEENINDSKAFKALFYLCEEKSDLKSQAITFLTKYPDHKLPLIAITFTERLLKTSNPEALNHLFNIWSKSANENFAKIVRKKIK; this is encoded by the coding sequence ATGTGGAATGACAACGAATCCCTTTCTGACTATATTGATTATAGTTATTTAATGAAAGCAGTAACAACAATAATTGATAAAGATAATCTATTGCCTTGTAGTATTGGAATTTATGGAGATTGGGGAAGTGGAAAGTCTAGTTTAATGAAAATGATTGAAAAAAAATACGAAAATGATGAAAATATTTTGGTAATTAAATTTAATGGATGGTTATTTGAGGGATATGAAGATGCAAAATCTGTATTAATGGGGCGGATTGTTGATGAAATAATAAACAAACGAACATTTTCAGAGAAAGCTATTAAATATGCGGCTAAATTATTAAAAAGAATAGATTGGATTAAAGTTGCAGGATCATCGTTGAAATATGGGATGAGTTTTTTAACATTAGGACCTGTAGGACTTGCTGGGGTGTCATTGGCTGATGCAATGGGGAAAATGAGCGACGGGGATTATGAAAAATATATAAAAGAAAGACAAGGAAAAGAAATAGAAGACTCAGACGAGAGTTTGAGAAATAATATCCAGGAATTTCACAAAAATTTTGAATCACTTATTGATGAAACAAAAATAGACAAAATTATAGTATTTATAGATGATCTTGATCGCTGTTCTCCTGATACAATAATAGGTACTCTCGAAGCAATTAAGCTTTTTTTATTTACGAAGAAAACGGCTTTTGTAATTGGAGCTGATGAAAGATTAATCAAATATGCTGTTAAAAGAAGATTTCCGGAATTAGCTGGGGAAAATCTTGAGATAGGTAGAGATTATCTAGAAAAGTTAATTCAATATCCTATTCGAATTCCCCCTTTAAATAAAATAGAATTAACAACATATGTTAACTTGTTATTTTCTCAATTATATTCTGTAGATACAGATGATTTTGAACAGAGAAGAAATGAGGTTATAAAGGCTAAATCAACAAATGGATTTGATTTTGCCTTAGATCAAAATAATATTTCTGATTTTTTTCATACCGGGAATAATGAATTTGAGGATGCAATTGCTCTTTGTTCTCAGATAGTACCAGTTTTAAGTACCGGTTTAAATGGAAACCCTAGACAAGCAAAAAGATTTCTTAATACCCTGTTAATAAGAATTAGCATGGCCTCTGCAAAAGGAATAGATTTAAAGAAAAGGGTGCTTGCAAAATTAATGTTGTTAGAATATTTTAAGCCAGAAACATTTACAGATTTTCATGATATTCAAGCAGGGAATAATGGTGCTATTGCTCTGATAGATAAATTAGAAACAACTACTTACGGACAGGAAAATACTGAGCCTAAAAATATATCGGAAGGGGAGGAAGCAAGCTCAGAAGAGAAAATATTATTAGAAGATAATTGGATTGTTGAGTGGATCAAAAGTGAACCTAAATTAGGAAAAGAAAATTTACAACCTTACTTCTACTTCTCTAGAGATAAATTAACAATTAGTGCAGTTAATTTTCAGCGTATGACCCCAAAGGCACAAGAAACAATTCGGAGATTAATAGGTGACTCTGAAATAGCTCGTAAATCTGCAATAAAATCACTAAGTACATTATCTTCTAGCGAAGCAGCATCTGTTTTTGAAGCTTTGACAGAAAAGGTGAAGCAGGAAGAAAATATTAATGACAGCAAAGCTTTTAAAGCATTATTTTATTTATGTGAGGAAAAATCAGATTTGAAATCACAAGCCATTACTTTTCTTACAAAATATCCAGACCATAAATTACCATTAATAGCTATAACATTTACTGAAAGGCTATTGAAAACTTCTAATCCCGAAGCTTTAAACCATCTTTTTAATATATGGAGTAAATCTGCTAATGAAAATTTTGCAAAGATTGTTAGAAAAAAAATAAAATAA
- a CDS encoding helix-turn-helix domain-containing protein, whose protein sequence is MNIGERIRELRIKKGLSQEDLAIRSDFSKSYIQKFEEGHREIRSSQLVQLSGALGVSIPEILNGTSYSSDEFTLRNIEFREGFKINFDRTFFERKILGELHGKYNSYISLEKLVNSIIVFQNPLKNFDPITNKKQVEDAAKILRKKWKFETTPIYNLVSFLEDLGVKIFEVSEDESFAGFSCWEKNNPIIVINVKNSDIPRRRFTIFHELAHLLLRFEVNEEMEKIERFCDHFAGAMLLPYEALMSYIGDKSSITLEELKRIKTMYGISIFAILIRILSLGLIGWEKYQEWKDQYDSWKDKDIPHEDTERVSRFNYLLAKGLNEKLFSKSKASQLSGMTITALSRESFTTEFTLR, encoded by the coding sequence ATGAACATAGGAGAAAGAATAAGAGAACTGAGGATAAAAAAGGGGCTATCGCAAGAAGACCTCGCTATCCGTTCTGATTTTTCAAAATCATATATTCAGAAATTCGAAGAAGGGCACAGGGAAATTCGTTCTTCACAACTAGTCCAGTTATCGGGGGCATTGGGAGTAAGTATTCCTGAAATTTTAAATGGAACAAGCTATAGCTCAGATGAATTTACATTGAGAAATATTGAATTTAGAGAAGGCTTTAAAATTAATTTCGACCGAACTTTTTTTGAACGTAAAATTTTAGGAGAATTGCATGGTAAATACAACTCTTATATTAGTTTGGAAAAACTTGTAAACTCAATAATTGTATTTCAAAACCCACTTAAAAATTTTGATCCAATTACTAACAAAAAGCAAGTTGAAGATGCTGCTAAAATTTTGAGAAAAAAATGGAAATTTGAAACTACACCTATTTATAATTTGGTGAGTTTTTTAGAAGATTTAGGAGTTAAAATTTTTGAAGTAAGTGAAGACGAGAGCTTTGCTGGTTTTTCTTGTTGGGAAAAGAATAATCCTATAATTGTCATTAATGTTAAAAATTCAGATATACCAAGAAGGCGATTCACTATTTTTCATGAATTAGCCCATTTGTTGTTAAGATTCGAAGTAAATGAAGAAATGGAAAAGATAGAGCGTTTCTGTGACCACTTTGCCGGGGCAATGCTTCTTCCTTATGAAGCTCTAATGAGCTATATAGGGGATAAATCTAGCATTACACTAGAAGAATTGAAAAGAATTAAAACTATGTACGGAATATCAATATTTGCTATCCTAATTAGAATTTTAAGTTTAGGGCTTATAGGATGGGAAAAGTATCAAGAATGGAAAGATCAGTATGACTCTTGGAAAGATAAAGATATCCCGCATGAAGACACTGAAAGAGTAAGTAGATTCAATTATTTGCTTGCTAAAGGGCTGAATGAAAAATTATTTAGCAAAAGTAAGGCAAGCCAATTATCCGGAATGACAATTACCGCATTAAGCAGAGAATCATTTACCACAGAATTTACATTGAGATGA
- a CDS encoding tRNA-binding protein encodes MVIKPEISWADFDKLDIRCGTIISVNDFEKARNPSYQLEIDFGDLGTRKSAAQITTLYSKEDLVGKQILAVVNFPKKQIANFFSECLVLGVYGEDAKDVTLLSPSLPAKNGLQVG; translated from the coding sequence ATGGTAATAAAACCTGAAATATCTTGGGCAGATTTTGATAAATTAGACATTCGATGCGGTACCATTATTTCCGTGAATGATTTTGAAAAAGCAAGAAACCCTTCTTATCAACTTGAGATTGATTTTGGAGATTTAGGTACCAGAAAATCTGCAGCACAAATCACTACCCTTTACAGCAAAGAAGATTTGGTTGGAAAACAAATTTTAGCTGTCGTTAATTTTCCAAAAAAACAGATTGCCAATTTTTTCAGCGAATGTCTGGTTTTAGGAGTTTATGGTGAAGATGCAAAAGATGTAACCCTTCTTTCACCGTCTCTTCCGGCAAAAAACGGATTGCAGGTCGGATAA